A single region of the Planctomycetaceae bacterium genome encodes:
- a CDS encoding DUF5703 domain-containing protein: protein MTHPPQQYNVIWDSPSADSAGSMPIGNGDIGVNLWAQAARDGAPGSLVLLISKTDAWSEQGQLLKLARVRVTFTPDPLAASLAFRQELCLHEGQIVIRAGAMTLRAWVDANNPAIHIEADGPEPFEMQAALELWRTEAAQAGTINGLSGDARCRRPACAYPDTIVDAGGDRLVWYHRNESSIYAANLEHQGLGGFEHKADPLLGRTFGAAMRGEGLVRRDTTHLAAAAPGNKFVLSIYPLCEVTPTPKRWLDNLAKLEKAQSAIDIEQARTAHAQWWDAFWNRSYIYIDGGEDQKAQTVCRNYILQRWVSACGGRGASPIKFNGSIFCFEYQGDPDYRAWGGAYWWQNTRLPYWPMLASGDWDMMQPVFDMYAASLPLARHRTKVWFKHAGAFIPETMYFWGLHTNGDYGLDRTGLRVGDMTNRYIRREYTSSPELLAMMLDYYEYTLDEKFLVEVLIPASDDLLTFWDQHYELDADGAMCMYPAQSLETWQDAVNPTPDIAGLAWVLARLAFLPPKVITSKRQALWDRLTAKVPPLPVKQDEQGTFILPAAQTLQDRGNGENPELYAVFPFRLFGVGKENIEVGRETYKRRTFPACVGWHQNDTQAALLGLAEEAARQVAERAGNKNPEARFPVFWGPNFDWTPDQCHGGNLLMTLQTMLLQADDGKIYLLPAWPKEWSADFKLRAPGRTTVEASVRDGKIVSLTVTPKARRKDVVAE, encoded by the coding sequence ATGACACACCCCCCGCAGCAGTACAACGTGATCTGGGACAGCCCCAGCGCCGACTCGGCCGGCTCGATGCCCATCGGCAACGGCGACATCGGCGTGAACCTCTGGGCCCAGGCCGCCCGCGACGGCGCGCCGGGCAGCCTCGTGCTGCTGATCAGCAAGACCGACGCCTGGAGCGAGCAGGGCCAGCTTCTCAAACTCGCCCGCGTGCGCGTGACCTTCACGCCCGACCCGCTGGCCGCGAGCTTGGCCTTCCGCCAGGAACTTTGCCTGCACGAGGGCCAGATCGTCATCCGCGCCGGCGCGATGACGCTGCGGGCGTGGGTCGACGCCAACAACCCCGCCATCCACATCGAGGCCGACGGCCCCGAGCCGTTCGAGATGCAGGCCGCCCTCGAATTGTGGCGCACGGAGGCCGCCCAGGCCGGAACGATCAACGGCCTCTCCGGCGACGCGCGCTGCCGCCGCCCGGCGTGTGCGTACCCCGACACGATCGTCGACGCCGGCGGCGACCGCCTCGTGTGGTACCACCGCAACGAGAGCTCGATCTACGCCGCCAACCTCGAACACCAGGGGCTGGGCGGCTTCGAGCACAAGGCCGACCCGCTGCTGGGCCGCACGTTCGGCGCGGCCATGCGGGGCGAGGGTCTCGTGCGCCGCGACACGACGCACCTGGCCGCGGCCGCGCCGGGCAACAAGTTCGTGCTGTCGATCTACCCGCTGTGCGAAGTGACGCCGACGCCCAAGCGATGGCTGGACAATCTCGCCAAGCTGGAAAAGGCCCAGTCCGCCATCGATATCGAACAGGCCCGCACCGCCCACGCGCAGTGGTGGGACGCGTTCTGGAATCGCAGCTACATCTACATCGACGGCGGCGAGGACCAAAAAGCCCAGACCGTCTGCCGCAACTACATCCTGCAGCGATGGGTCAGCGCCTGCGGCGGCCGCGGGGCCAGCCCCATCAAGTTCAACGGCTCGATCTTCTGCTTCGAATACCAGGGCGACCCGGACTACCGCGCCTGGGGCGGGGCATACTGGTGGCAGAACACCCGCCTGCCCTATTGGCCGATGCTCGCCAGCGGCGACTGGGACATGATGCAGCCGGTCTTCGACATGTACGCCGCGTCGCTGCCGCTGGCCCGCCACCGCACGAAGGTCTGGTTCAAACACGCCGGGGCGTTCATCCCCGAGACGATGTACTTCTGGGGCCTGCACACCAATGGCGACTACGGCCTCGACCGCACAGGCCTGCGCGTGGGCGACATGACCAACCGCTACATCCGCCGCGAGTACACCTCGTCGCCGGAACTGCTGGCGATGATGCTGGATTATTACGAATACACGCTCGACGAAAAGTTCCTCGTCGAGGTGCTCATCCCCGCCAGCGACGACCTGCTGACCTTCTGGGACCAGCACTACGAGCTCGACGCCGACGGCGCCATGTGCATGTATCCCGCCCAGTCGCTGGAGACCTGGCAGGACGCCGTGAACCCGACGCCCGACATCGCCGGCCTGGCGTGGGTGCTGGCGCGGCTGGCGTTCTTGCCGCCCAAGGTCATCACGTCCAAGCGCCAGGCGCTGTGGGACCGCCTTACCGCTAAGGTGCCGCCCCTGCCGGTCAAGCAGGACGAGCAAGGCACGTTCATCCTGCCGGCCGCTCAGACGCTGCAGGACCGCGGCAACGGCGAGAACCCCGAGCTCTACGCCGTCTTCCCCTTCCGCCTCTTCGGCGTGGGCAAAGAGAACATCGAGGTCGGCCGCGAGACGTACAAGCGCCGCACCTTCCCCGCGTGCGTCGGATGGCACCAGAACGACACGCAGGCCGCCCTGCTGGGCCTGGCCGAAGAGGCCGCCCGCCAGGTGGCCGAGCGCGCGGGCAACAAGAACCCCGAGGCGCGGTTCCCGGTCTTCTGGGGACCCAACTTCGACTGGACCCCCGACCAGTGCCATGGCGGCAATCTGCTGATGACGCTCCAGACGATGCTCCTGCAAGCCGACGACGGCAAGATCTACCTCCTGCCCGCCTGGCCGAAGGAGTGGAGCGCCGACTTCAAGCTCCGAGCCCCCGGGCGCACGACAGTCGAGGCGTCCGTCCGCGACGGGAAGATCGTGTCGCTGACGGTGACGCCAAAGGCGCGGCGGAAGGATGTTGTGGCCGAGTAG